From Arcobacter sp. CECT 8983, the proteins below share one genomic window:
- a CDS encoding protein-glutamate O-methyltransferase CheR, which yields MASDRVLHQRVKKILYSLTGITLAENKDIMIANRLHKLKRDTKYTGDIDHLLDSIEEGSFTMEFINSFTTNKTHFFREEFHFTDLRDRVLPAFANSGKEIKMYCSASSTGEEPYSMAMTVLETQELLGRRINASIIATDIDTNVLQYAANGVYRYAKSSREFPEWIKPPKFFKKRVNKTLTSEEILIKVKPELQKMVTFQVNNLNDLTYPFQKDYFDVVFCRNVLIYFSSEDQNKILKRLFSHLKMGGTLYLGHSENPHDLIDYVDRIGQNIFIKKKEFN from the coding sequence ATGGCTAGCGATAGAGTTTTACACCAAAGGGTAAAAAAAATACTTTATTCTCTAACAGGAATTACCCTTGCAGAGAATAAAGATATTATGATAGCAAATAGACTTCATAAATTAAAAAGAGACACAAAATATACTGGTGATATTGATCATCTTTTAGACTCTATAGAAGAGGGTTCTTTTACTATGGAGTTTATAAACTCTTTTACAACAAATAAAACTCACTTTTTTAGAGAAGAGTTTCATTTTACAGATTTAAGAGATAGAGTTCTTCCTGCTTTTGCAAATTCAGGAAAAGAGATTAAAATGTACTGCTCAGCTTCTTCAACAGGAGAAGAACCATATTCTATGGCAATGACAGTACTTGAAACACAAGAGTTACTAGGAAGAAGAATTAATGCTTCAATAATAGCAACTGATATTGATACAAATGTTTTGCAATATGCTGCAAATGGTGTTTACAGATATGCAAAATCATCTAGAGAGTTTCCTGAGTGGATAAAACCACCGAAATTCTTTAAAAAAAGAGTAAATAAAACATTAACTAGCGAAGAGATACTAATAAAAGTAAAACCAGAACTTCAAAAAATGGTAACTTTTCAAGTTAATAATTTAAATGATTTAACATATCCTTTTCAAAAAGATTACTTTGATGTAGTATTTTGTAGAAATGTATTAATTTACTTTTCATCAGAAGATCAAAATAAGATTTTAAAAAGGTTGTTTTCTCATTTGAAAATGGGTGGAACATTATATTTAGGGCATTCAGAAAATCCGCATGATTTAATTGATTATGTAGATAGAATTGGTCAAAATATTTTTATAAAGAAAAAGGAATTTAATTGA
- a CDS encoding response regulator — MAKLLIVDDSTMLRDMLNYALNEGGYTDVVEAIDGVDGLEKAKSSSFDLIITDVNMPNMDGLTLIGELRKLPEYASKPILVLTTERSDEMKAKGKAAGATGWIVKPFVPEQLLKAVNIVLSR, encoded by the coding sequence ATGGCTAAGCTTTTAATCGTAGATGATTCTACAATGTTAAGGGATATGCTAAATTATGCACTAAATGAAGGCGGTTATACTGATGTAGTTGAAGCCATTGATGGAGTTGATGGTCTTGAAAAGGCTAAATCTAGCTCATTTGATTTAATAATTACAGATGTAAATATGCCAAATATGGATGGTTTAACATTAATTGGTGAATTAAGAAAATTACCTGAATATGCTTCAAAGCCAATTTTAGTATTAACTACTGAAAGAAGTGATGAGATGAAAGCAAAGGGTAAAGCTGCAGGTGCAACAGGTTGGATTGTAAAACCGTTTGTACCAGAACAATTATTAAAAGCAGTTAACATAGTTTTAAGTAGATAG
- the purD gene encoding phosphoribosylamine--glycine ligase, with product MNILILGSGGREYSIGLAISKEEDNHKLYFNPGNGATSQIAENINIKDYNELAIWAKNNAIDLTIVGPEAPLVDGVVDIFKEHGLTVFGPSRAAAQLEGSKVYMKNILKKYNIPTAAFIETTNEKEAHDFIDTMSEPIVVKADGLCAGKGVIIAQSKDEAKKAASDMLSGSSFGDAGTSIVVEEYLDGYELSIFAICDGDNYKVLPAAQDHKRVGDGDTGPNTGGMGAYAPTPLVNDDIYKKVEERVIKPTLEGMKQEGAPFEGVLFIGVMVVKGEPIILEYNVRFGDPECEILMPLLETPVSELFYKGATKQLDKLDIKIKDEYGVAVVMASGNYPYGSSEPAEIIVDEIVDEDLKEHTHISYAGVEMQDGKLMATGGRVLLCVGFGKSIRQARDRAYGLCGQVHFAGKKIRTDIAYQALK from the coding sequence GTGAATATTTTAATACTTGGTAGTGGTGGAAGAGAATACTCAATAGGACTTGCTATTTCTAAAGAAGAAGATAATCATAAATTATATTTTAATCCAGGAAATGGAGCTACTTCGCAAATTGCAGAGAATATCAATATTAAAGATTATAATGAGTTAGCTATTTGGGCAAAAAACAATGCAATTGATTTAACAATTGTTGGACCAGAAGCTCCACTAGTAGATGGTGTTGTTGATATATTTAAAGAACATGGATTAACTGTATTTGGACCTAGTCGTGCTGCAGCTCAACTAGAGGGTTCAAAAGTTTATATGAAAAATATTTTAAAGAAATATAACATACCAACAGCAGCATTTATAGAAACTACAAATGAAAAAGAAGCTCATGATTTCATTGATACTATGAGTGAACCAATTGTTGTAAAAGCAGATGGTTTATGTGCAGGAAAAGGTGTAATTATTGCTCAATCAAAGGATGAAGCAAAAAAGGCTGCTTCTGATATGTTATCAGGCTCATCTTTTGGTGATGCTGGAACTTCTATTGTTGTTGAAGAGTATTTAGATGGATATGAGTTATCTATCTTTGCTATTTGTGATGGTGATAATTATAAGGTATTACCAGCAGCTCAAGATCATAAAAGAGTAGGGGATGGTGATACTGGACCAAATACAGGAGGTATGGGTGCTTATGCTCCAACTCCTTTAGTAAATGATGATATTTACAAAAAAGTTGAAGAAAGAGTTATTAAACCAACTTTAGAAGGGATGAAACAAGAAGGAGCACCTTTTGAAGGTGTACTATTTATTGGAGTAATGGTAGTAAAAGGTGAGCCAATTATTTTAGAATATAATGTTAGATTTGGTGATCCAGAGTGTGAAATTTTAATGCCTTTATTAGAAACTCCTGTTTCAGAACTGTTTTATAAAGGTGCTACTAAACAATTAGATAAATTAGATATCAAAATCAAAGATGAATATGGGGTTGCAGTTGTTATGGCAAGTGGTAACTATCCATACGGTTCAAGTGAGCCTGCTGAAATTATTGTAGATGAAATTGTTGATGAAGATTTAAAAGAACATACTCACATCTCATATGCAGGTGTTGAAATGCAAGATGGTAAACTAATGGCAACAGGGGGAAGAGTTCTTCTTTGTGTTGGCTTTGGTAAATCTATTAGACAAGCAAGAGATAGAGCATATGGCCTTTGTGGGCAAGTTCATTTTGCAGGTAAAAAAATCAGAACAGATATCGCTTATCAGGCATTAAAATAA
- a CDS encoding chemotaxis protein CheA, which yields MSGFDISKYREMFVEEAEELFESADNVLLEAESNGSLTDDEMGQLFRDVHTLKGSGASVELNLFAEFTHDVENMMDKLRNHQIEFKPEMAGTLIDGLDVMRELLNLEVAEELTRETFEEMTSDLLVTIRAYIDGESPASEATPVQEAPVVEETIEVTPTVETNISSESDNIGFYDENIQESNFNETYGFFNDEEIGKNNESYGFFDEELDRISETAATPVIEHEDSDDFGFFDDMAEITSDSKIEANNEDQKEEIKAQETKTVETKAAPTAEEKKVETPTPSAATSADSKKPVPAAPRKEREASKKSSASNNIRVNLEKIDLLMNNVGDLVITNAMLTQFSTTIESDKTRNAVLERLELLERHIREMQDSIMSIRMVPMDAIYSKFPKVVRDISRKLGKKVEFKHYGDGVEIDKAMIEGLTDPLMHIIRNSLDHGLETPDIRVANGKEEVGTIAISAEQANGQMIITIDDDGKGIDGDRVALKALEQGQIDENQYNSMNNNEKAMLVFGAGVSTAEKITDISGRGVGMDVVKTNIQKLGGAIKLDTTPGEGTTITIMLPLTLAILDGLDIAVGDQKYILPLSSIVESLQPTPDMIKKIGDGSQDLLMLREEFIPVVRLHQLFGVPPTFDNLEDGMLIVVKSGNQKVAISIDEFLNQHQVVVKPLDKNFRSVEGIGAATVRGDGSIGLILDVLGIINAQIKIEKDLTAAQFAS from the coding sequence ATGTCTGGTTTTGATATATCTAAATATAGAGAGATGTTTGTAGAGGAAGCTGAAGAGCTATTTGAATCTGCAGATAATGTGTTACTTGAAGCAGAAAGTAATGGTTCACTTACTGATGATGAAATGGGACAACTATTTAGAGATGTTCATACATTAAAAGGTAGTGGTGCTTCTGTTGAATTAAATCTTTTTGCTGAATTTACTCATGATGTTGAAAATATGATGGATAAATTAAGAAATCATCAGATTGAATTCAAACCAGAAATGGCAGGTACATTAATTGATGGTTTAGATGTTATGAGAGAACTTCTAAACTTAGAAGTTGCAGAAGAACTTACGAGAGAAACTTTTGAAGAGATGACATCTGATTTATTAGTTACAATTAGAGCTTATATTGATGGAGAATCTCCTGCTTCAGAAGCAACTCCTGTACAAGAAGCTCCAGTAGTAGAAGAAACAATAGAAGTTACTCCTACAGTTGAGACTAATATTTCATCTGAATCAGATAATATTGGATTCTACGATGAAAATATCCAAGAAAGTAATTTTAATGAAACTTATGGTTTTTTCAATGATGAAGAAATTGGAAAAAATAATGAGAGTTATGGTTTTTTTGATGAAGAATTAGACAGAATTTCAGAAACAGCTGCAACCCCAGTAATAGAACATGAAGATAGCGATGATTTTGGCTTTTTTGATGATATGGCTGAAATTACATCTGATTCAAAAATTGAAGCAAATAATGAAGACCAAAAAGAAGAAATAAAAGCACAAGAAACAAAAACTGTAGAAACTAAAGCAGCTCCTACAGCAGAAGAGAAAAAAGTTGAAACTCCTACTCCTTCAGCAGCAACTAGTGCTGATAGTAAGAAACCTGTGCCAGCTGCACCAAGAAAAGAAAGAGAAGCAAGTAAAAAATCTTCTGCTTCAAATAATATTAGAGTAAATCTTGAAAAAATTGATTTACTTATGAATAATGTTGGTGATTTAGTTATTACAAATGCAATGTTAACACAGTTCTCTACTACTATAGAATCTGATAAAACAAGAAATGCTGTATTAGAAAGATTAGAATTATTAGAAAGACATATTAGAGAAATGCAAGATTCTATTATGAGTATCAGAATGGTACCAATGGATGCTATTTATTCTAAATTCCCTAAAGTTGTTAGGGATATTTCTAGAAAACTTGGTAAAAAAGTTGAATTTAAACACTATGGAGATGGTGTTGAAATTGATAAAGCAATGATTGAAGGTCTTACAGATCCATTAATGCATATTATTAGAAACTCTTTAGATCATGGTTTAGAAACTCCAGATATAAGAGTTGCAAATGGAAAAGAAGAGGTTGGTACTATTGCTATTTCTGCAGAACAAGCAAATGGTCAAATGATTATTACTATTGATGATGATGGAAAAGGTATTGACGGTGATAGAGTTGCACTTAAAGCTTTAGAACAAGGTCAAATTGATGAAAACCAATACAATAGTATGAATAATAATGAAAAGGCTATGCTTGTATTTGGAGCAGGTGTTTCAACAGCTGAAAAAATTACTGATATTTCTGGACGTGGTGTTGGTATGGACGTTGTTAAAACAAATATCCAAAAATTAGGTGGAGCAATTAAACTTGATACTACTCCAGGTGAGGGAACAACTATTACTATTATGTTACCTCTTACACTTGCAATTCTAGATGGATTAGATATTGCAGTTGGAGATCAAAAATATATTTTACCATTAAGTTCAATTGTTGAGTCATTACAACCAACTCCTGATATGATTAAAAAGATTGGTGATGGTTCTCAAGACTTATTAATGTTAAGAGAAGAGTTTATTCCTGTAGTAAGATTACATCAATTATTTGGTGTTCCTCCAACGTTTGATAACCTTGAAGATGGTATGCTAATTGTTGTAAAATCGGGTAATCAAAAAGTTGCTATTTCTATTGATGAATTCTTAAATCAACATCAAGTTGTTGTTAAACCTTTAGATAAAAACTTTAGAAGTGTAGAAGGAATTGGTGCTGCTACTGTTAGAGGTGATGGAAGTATTGGTCTTATTCTAGATGTATTAGGTATTATCAATGCTCAAATTAAAATAGAAAAAGATTTAACAGCAGCTCAATTCGCTTCTTAA
- a CDS encoding LPS-assembly protein LptD, which translates to MLKKVLATAILVVSLHAESEKFQVIANNLNTKNNILVAKGDVVVFSPKYYITAQKIIHDKDKNTLELFDDVIIVKNNNVQTKSDYAFLDLNKDDLYQKPNIFYEEKSQIWINSKEADKKNDLIELGKSILSSCDCVDPDWSIRSSSMDYDTKDMWINTYNTTLYVKDFPVIYTPYLGFSTDTRRRTGLLIPLLGYSTEEGFFYNQPIYFAPAPNYDIEVVPQIRTNRGYGSYFYFRYADSPDSMLKIGTGYFKEKDSYVEKNDLRDDEHYGFNLDYKRVNLFADTFDSKDGLYASIRYLNNVEFNSLEDSRYQESIERKVESKINYIYNTPNYFLGAYSRYYIDTQKESNNETLQELPKLQAHSYSRPLIDKLMYSTDLKYTNHYRRDGLNANQYEFSIPLSYSFSLFDDYLTLTLKHQITANKFSYDDKDINLDLEDGTFVESVSSIVLNSDLIKAYENYIHTMNLSAEYNHFNTMKKDGDLFSISNNNSQLSSFPVSESTDNVVFGLNQSIYDKENLKQIINHRIRQSFEKDENDNFELGNLENQLTYNYALGSISNKVVYNHEDDQFIENSTSFSLSYEDYYLRLGYYMSKDTPNSGKEELESYNVSTNYRISNDYKIGYTTTYDLERDYRSKEAIHFDINDRCWDFSISFERETEPASTIDSEPITQDIFYLQLVLKPLGAVKQEFELERDN; encoded by the coding sequence ATGCTTAAAAAAGTTTTAGCAACAGCCATTTTAGTTGTATCTTTACATGCTGAAAGTGAAAAGTTTCAAGTTATTGCAAATAATTTAAATACTAAGAATAATATTTTAGTAGCAAAAGGTGATGTTGTTGTATTTTCTCCTAAATATTATATAACGGCACAAAAAATAATCCATGATAAAGATAAAAATACCTTAGAGTTATTTGATGATGTAATTATTGTAAAAAACAATAATGTACAAACAAAAAGTGATTATGCATTTTTAGACTTAAATAAAGATGACCTTTATCAAAAACCAAATATCTTTTATGAAGAGAAGAGCCAAATTTGGATTAACTCAAAAGAAGCAGATAAAAAAAATGATCTAATTGAATTAGGAAAATCAATACTTTCAAGTTGTGATTGTGTTGATCCTGATTGGAGTATTAGATCTTCTAGTATGGATTATGATACAAAAGATATGTGGATTAATACATATAATACTACCCTTTATGTAAAAGATTTTCCGGTTATATATACCCCTTATTTAGGTTTTTCAACAGATACAAGAAGAAGAACAGGTCTTTTAATACCTTTACTAGGATATTCAACAGAAGAAGGTTTTTTCTATAATCAACCAATTTATTTTGCACCTGCACCTAACTACGATATAGAAGTTGTTCCTCAAATTAGAACAAATAGAGGATATGGTTCTTATTTTTATTTTAGATATGCTGACTCACCAGATTCAATGCTTAAAATTGGGACGGGTTATTTTAAAGAAAAAGATTCTTATGTTGAAAAAAATGATTTAAGAGATGATGAACATTATGGATTTAATTTAGATTATAAAAGGGTAAATCTATTTGCAGATACTTTTGATTCAAAAGATGGATTATATGCTTCTATTAGATATCTAAATAATGTAGAGTTTAATTCTTTAGAAGATAGTAGATATCAAGAGTCTATTGAAAGAAAGGTTGAATCTAAAATAAACTATATCTATAATACTCCTAACTACTTTTTAGGTGCATACTCAAGATATTATATAGATACACAAAAAGAGTCAAATAATGAGACTCTTCAAGAATTACCAAAACTTCAAGCTCACTCTTATAGTAGACCCTTAATTGATAAATTAATGTATTCTACAGATTTAAAGTATACTAATCACTATAGAAGAGATGGGTTAAATGCAAATCAATACGAGTTTAGTATTCCTTTATCATACTCTTTTTCTTTATTTGATGATTATTTAACACTTACTTTAAAACATCAAATAACAGCTAATAAGTTTTCATATGATGATAAGGATATAAACTTAGATCTTGAAGATGGAACATTTGTAGAAAGTGTTAGTAGTATTGTGTTAAATAGTGATTTGATTAAAGCCTATGAAAATTATATACATACTATGAATTTAAGTGCTGAGTATAATCATTTTAATACAATGAAAAAAGATGGTGATCTTTTCTCTATTTCAAATAACAATTCTCAATTAAGCTCTTTCCCTGTTTCAGAAAGTACAGATAATGTAGTCTTTGGGTTAAATCAATCAATTTATGATAAAGAGAATTTAAAGCAAATAATAAATCATAGAATTAGACAATCTTTTGAAAAAGATGAAAATGATAACTTTGAACTAGGAAACTTAGAAAACCAACTTACATATAATTATGCATTAGGTTCAATTTCTAATAAAGTAGTATATAACCATGAAGATGATCAATTTATTGAAAACTCTACTAGCTTTTCATTATCTTATGAAGATTATTATTTAAGACTTGGTTATTATATGTCTAAAGATACTCCTAACTCAGGAAAAGAAGAGTTAGAGTCTTATAATGTTTCTACAAATTATAGAATTTCTAATGATTATAAAATAGGTTATACTACAACCTATGACTTAGAAAGAGACTATAGAAGTAAGGAAGCTATTCATTTTGATATTAATGATAGATGCTGGGACTTTAGTATCAGCTTTGAAAGAGAAACAGAACCTGCTTCAACTATTGATTCTGAACCTATTACACAAGACATCTTCTATTTACAATTAGTTTTAAAGCCTTTAGGTGCAGTAAAACAAGAGTTTGAACTAGAAAGAGATAACTAA
- a CDS encoding chemotaxis protein CheD: protein MIVIGHKDGSIEKASISRFTQKTKGYNTHTVIGGEFAVGKDADSIAFKTLLGSCVAIMFYDKVKKIKGMNHFLLPTTNSSNDDMKYGLYSVEAMLNEMYKLGCDKKNMSAKISGGADIMQLNMSAISIGHRNVEFAKDFCKSEGFKLISEHTRGEHGRLILLADTFETFIKVTQKSETDSKIVKEEKALQTEITKAPVIKEYVGGVDLFDDNSSKAEPEMEIELF, encoded by the coding sequence TTGATTGTTATAGGTCATAAAGATGGAAGTATTGAAAAAGCTTCTATCTCAAGATTTACACAAAAAACTAAAGGGTACAATACTCACACTGTAATAGGTGGAGAGTTTGCCGTTGGGAAAGATGCTGATAGCATAGCATTTAAAACACTTTTAGGCTCTTGTGTTGCAATTATGTTCTATGATAAAGTTAAAAAAATAAAAGGTATGAATCACTTTTTACTTCCTACTACAAATAGTAGTAACGACGATATGAAGTATGGATTATATTCTGTTGAAGCAATGCTTAATGAAATGTATAAATTAGGTTGCGATAAAAAAAATATGAGCGCTAAAATTTCTGGTGGTGCTGATATTATGCAGCTTAATATGTCTGCTATATCAATTGGACATAGAAATGTAGAGTTTGCAAAAGATTTTTGTAAATCTGAAGGTTTTAAATTAATAAGTGAACATACAAGAGGAGAACATGGTAGATTGATTCTTCTTGCAGACACTTTTGAGACATTTATCAAAGTTACTCAGAAAAGTGAAACTGATAGTAAAATTGTTAAAGAAGAAAAAGCATTACAAACAGAAATCACAAAAGCACCAGTTATCAAAGAATATGTTGGTGGTGTTGACTTATTTGATGATAACTCTAGTAAAGCAGAACCAGAAATGGAAATTGAATTATTTTAA
- a CDS encoding polyribonucleotide nucleotidyltransferase, with product MSTVCEFELNEKQEVFEFNKVAKQSNGSVLAQVGNAVVLATVVSEFDNPVEEDFTPLTVQYVEKTYAAAKLPGGFIKREAKPSEFETLTSRVIDRSLRPLFPKGYVYPTTITVMVLSADKDVDLQVLALNAASAALYTSNLPVKKSVAGVRVAKINGKYVVNPNLSDMDESTLDLYVAGSKEELLMIEMKSIASEEMIEVDIEAFTKVHQTNEMSEDDLVEAISVAQEALKESNETYEKGFESVCKEIKDVKLVEFTIDESIINYVRDNYLENIKSAIQKLAKSERATELKEVASLILVDEYCVEKEIEYSTIYEAVSIVKREAVRQMIVNDKVRADGRGLKDVRPISIDTNILPSAHSSCLFTRGETQALVVGTLAGAKDGQMFETLTEKSTSTETFMVHYNFPGFSVGEAKPMFGVGRRELGHGNLAKKALESTIDKDYSETVRLVSEILESNGSSSMATVCGGSLALKAAGVPVSNLVAGVAMGMVVEGDNYSVLTDIMGLEDHDGDMDFKVAGTKEGITALQMDIKLGGIELSVLKEALLQAKEGREHILGLMEEASAQIVPSEALPLIEQFAIDPSKFMVVIGKAGATIKEIIEKFSVSIDLDRDTGNVKVSGENKQNVLDACEHIKTISNNAPERKDHQKKNIDFEKLYKVDDVLTGKVVRIADFGAFVELPKGGEGLLHISKISKQRVNKVEDVLKVDQDVEIKVLKVKKDRIELASAQF from the coding sequence ATGTCAACAGTATGTGAATTTGAATTAAATGAAAAACAAGAGGTTTTCGAATTTAATAAAGTAGCTAAACAATCAAACGGATCTGTTTTAGCACAAGTAGGGAATGCAGTTGTATTAGCAACTGTAGTAAGTGAGTTTGATAATCCTGTGGAAGAAGATTTTACTCCTTTAACAGTTCAATATGTAGAAAAAACTTATGCAGCAGCTAAATTACCTGGTGGTTTTATTAAAAGAGAAGCAAAACCAAGTGAGTTTGAAACTTTAACTTCAAGAGTTATTGACAGAAGTTTAAGACCTCTTTTCCCAAAAGGTTATGTTTATCCAACAACTATTACTGTAATGGTTTTAAGTGCAGATAAAGATGTTGATTTACAGGTTTTAGCTTTAAATGCAGCAAGTGCAGCATTATATACTTCTAACTTACCAGTTAAAAAATCTGTTGCAGGTGTAAGAGTTGCTAAAATAAATGGTAAATATGTTGTAAATCCAAATCTAAGTGATATGGATGAGTCAACACTTGATTTATATGTTGCTGGTTCTAAAGAAGAGCTATTAATGATTGAAATGAAATCAATTGCTTCAGAGGAGATGATAGAAGTTGATATTGAAGCATTTACAAAAGTTCATCAAACAAATGAAATGAGTGAAGATGATTTAGTAGAAGCTATTTCAGTTGCTCAAGAAGCATTAAAAGAATCAAATGAAACATATGAAAAAGGTTTTGAATCTGTTTGTAAAGAAATTAAAGATGTAAAACTAGTTGAGTTTACAATTGATGAATCAATTATTAACTATGTAAGAGATAACTATTTAGAAAATATTAAAAGTGCAATTCAAAAACTAGCTAAAAGTGAAAGAGCAACTGAATTAAAAGAAGTTGCAAGTCTAATTTTAGTAGATGAATATTGTGTAGAAAAAGAGATTGAATATAGCACAATTTATGAAGCAGTTTCAATTGTAAAAAGAGAAGCTGTAAGACAAATGATTGTAAATGATAAAGTTAGAGCAGATGGAAGAGGGCTTAAAGATGTAAGACCCATTTCTATTGATACTAATATTTTACCTTCAGCACACTCTTCTTGTCTTTTTACAAGAGGTGAAACACAAGCTTTAGTAGTTGGAACTTTAGCGGGAGCTAAAGATGGTCAAATGTTTGAAACATTAACTGAAAAATCGACTTCAACTGAAACTTTTATGGTTCATTATAACTTTCCAGGTTTTTCTGTAGGTGAAGCTAAACCAATGTTTGGTGTAGGAAGAAGAGAATTAGGTCATGGTAACTTAGCTAAAAAGGCACTTGAATCAACTATTGATAAAGATTATAGTGAAACTGTTAGATTAGTTTCTGAAATTTTAGAATCAAATGGTTCTTCATCTATGGCAACAGTTTGTGGTGGTTCATTAGCATTAAAAGCAGCAGGTGTTCCTGTTTCTAATTTAGTTGCTGGTGTTGCAATGGGTATGGTTGTTGAAGGTGATAACTATTCTGTATTAACTGATATTATGGGATTAGAAGACCATGATGGAGATATGGATTTTAAAGTAGCAGGAACAAAAGAAGGTATTACTGCACTTCAGATGGATATTAAACTTGGTGGAATTGAACTATCAGTATTAAAAGAAGCTCTACTTCAAGCAAAAGAAGGTAGAGAACATATTTTAGGATTAATGGAAGAAGCATCAGCTCAAATTGTGCCAAGTGAAGCACTACCTTTAATTGAACAATTTGCTATTGATCCAAGTAAATTTATGGTAGTAATTGGAAAAGCAGGGGCAACTATTAAAGAAATTATAGAAAAATTCTCAGTTTCTATTGATTTAGATAGAGATACAGGAAATGTAAAGGTAAGTGGAGAAAATAAACAAAATGTTTTAGATGCTTGCGAACATATTAAAACTATTTCTAACAATGCACCTGAGAGAAAAGATCATCAAAAAAAGAATATTGATTTTGAAAAACTATATAAAGTAGATGATGTATTAACTGGTAAAGTTGTTAGAATAGCAGATTTTGGTGCATTTGTTGAACTACCAAAAGGTGGAGAAGGCCTTTTACATATTTCAAAAATTTCTAAACAAAGAGTAAATAAAGTTGAAGATGTATTAAAAGTTGATCAAGATGTTGAAATTAAAGTATTAAAAGTTAAAAAAGATAGAATTGAACTAGCTTCAGCGCAGTTTTAA
- a CDS encoding RDD family protein has translation MNTDNLELASNRRRALAYVIDDFLVTFIIVIMFWDKIAVSGTDLVSVLAVMNTFIWQVLLLKFIYQTFFIWYYGATIGKIIAKVRVIDFNDLGRVSLLTSATRSIFRLFSEMFFYFGFIFAFFTESRQTLHDKVGRTLVVNA, from the coding sequence ATGAATACAGATAACTTAGAATTAGCATCAAATAGAAGAAGAGCTTTAGCTTATGTAATTGATGACTTTTTAGTAACTTTTATAATTGTTATAATGTTTTGGGATAAAATTGCAGTAAGTGGAACAGACCTTGTATCTGTTCTTGCAGTAATGAATACATTTATTTGGCAAGTATTATTATTAAAATTTATTTATCAAACATTTTTTATTTGGTATTATGGTGCAACTATAGGAAAAATAATAGCTAAAGTAAGAGTTATTGATTTTAATGATTTAGGAAGGGTTTCTTTGCTTACTTCTGCAACAAGATCTATTTTTAGGCTTTTTAGTGAAATGTTTTTCTATTTTGGATTTATTTTTGCTTTTTTTACAGAAAGCAGACAAACATTACATGATAAAGTAGGAAGGACATTAGTAGTTAATGCTTAA
- a CDS encoding phosphoribosyltransferase family protein produces the protein MTPDKIFFKNRDVAAYRLIDVLPVNKMKLEEWIVIATSYGGYPVAQIIAKELEGNCEVLFSRKILSPNNEDCEVAIVTETEEVVIHEELVKAFDISLDFVFSKSRYIYENDLSKMVSKHRRGKKLGDFTNKNILLVDEGLNTSLTMMACIKTAINLGAKSVSVATPILPKVSINTIESIADDLYYVESLDHFIDIGFYYDELDELQYEDLLKIMNKG, from the coding sequence ATGACTCCTGATAAAATATTTTTTAAAAATAGAGATGTTGCAGCATATAGACTAATTGATGTATTACCTGTAAATAAAATGAAGCTTGAAGAGTGGATTGTTATTGCAACTTCATATGGAGGTTATCCTGTTGCTCAAATTATTGCAAAAGAGTTAGAAGGAAATTGTGAAGTACTTTTCTCTAGAAAAATACTATCTCCTAATAATGAAGATTGTGAAGTTGCAATTGTTACTGAGACTGAAGAGGTTGTAATTCATGAAGAGCTAGTTAAAGCTTTTGATATTAGTTTAGATTTTGTATTCTCAAAATCTAGATATATCTATGAAAATGATTTGTCTAAAATGGTTTCAAAACATAGGAGAGGTAAAAAATTAGGTGATTTTACAAATAAAAATATTCTTCTTGTAGATGAAGGGTTAAATACTAGTTTAACTATGATGGCTTGTATTAAAACAGCAATTAATCTAGGGGCAAAATCAGTCTCTGTAGCGACTCCAATTTTGCCAAAGGTGAGTATTAATACTATAGAATCAATTGCAGATGATTTGTATTATGTAGAGAGTCTTGATCATTTTATAGATATCGGTTTCTATTATGATGAACTTGATGAATTACAATATGAAGACTTATTAAAAATAATGAATAAAGGATAA